The sequence gtacatgtgtatgggggtagTACTATATAATGGTCAATGCATGTGAGCGAAACTACGCATGTGTTGTCCATGTGTATATGATGTTGCAGCAATATTGTTGAGGGGGCTGCGTCCATTGATCatgattacagatgagcgaactgggtttgggttcgagtcgatccgaacccgagcgttcggtatttgattagcggtggctgctgaacttggataaagctctaaggttgtctggaaaacatggatacagccaatgactatatccataatttccacatagccttagggctttatccaacttcagcagccaccgctaatcaaatgccgaaagttcgggttcggattgactctaaTCATGATATATTGCCATCCCACTGTCTCAGTCCACCCCCTTCATGCCAGGTAAGAAGGTAAAGTTGATACAGCAACTCACTGAAAAGatccgctgtgatcaggagatatattgCCCTGAGAGAGTGCGGCAGCAGCGTGATCTGCTCCCGGCTGTATCTCCGCAACGGCCAATTCGAACAATGTAGGTCTATGAGGATACATTGTGGAATTAAGTGGCTTCTTCCCcgactatatctcctgatcacagtgggtcttagCAGTGAGAGCCACTGTGATCATTactttttgacatgcctgatgacctgTTAGAatttacagccgataatcactttgtgtaatagggcctttacaccttCAGTGTTTCCACACTTCTTCAAAAGATTTGGATGGAGGTGGTCTATGATATCTATAGTGATTCCGCTGCTGCATGACATGATTGGCCGCCAAGGCCAAGTGAAATGATGTCAGTATGAACAACGAGTTAACTTGTAAAGAAGAAGCTctccgaacctctcccgggctgccgggagagcttcgggagaatgacagaggcgccggaagttcccAAAGCTCTCCCCTCATCGGAGAAacttggagacgctcggctgcccaggagaggttCGGGGAACTCCGTCTCCGGCACAGGTAGTGAATGTCACATTGCCTGCACTGAGAGCGGTACATAAGGTATGCcgatgccgggaacgggccctaggtgagttaaatatatatatatttttgaatttagctgcagttaacccctgtctgcccgcagcagggctgcggtcaggcaggggttaacattttccggcatataaggcaaacccctgacaatcttcttaaaatttAGAGGTCGTCTTATATGGCCAgatgccttatacgccggaaaatacggtaattaaTGTTTAAACAATAATGATTAATAATTAATATAATTCTTATACCGCAAATTTTATTCTTTATAAAGACCCTGCCATTAATGTGGAAATAGTTCCACATTGTCCTGTGGGTGCTCATAAATAGTGAATAACACAGGAGTCGGATGGCGTTCACTTTAATAATATTGTATTTCAGTCTTCGAATGCATAATTTTGTATCAAAATATTTACAATTAGTGCAAAAAAACTACAAGTTTATTCCATTCCACACGAAAGCAAGAATCAGGTTACATATGCAAAGAGTAGTCGTAGTCGTAgataggaaggaaaaaaaaactcaggTCCATCTAAGTGGGATGTAGCAAGAAATTACAAGGTGGCCAATGGATCCGACCATGGGAGAGTCATGGAGAGGTAAGAGTAGACTGTCTAAACCAGTGGCGGGGCACCTGCCGTCCTCcaactggtgcaaaactacaatgtccatcatgctttagctttctccgtccaggcatgatgggaattgtagttttgcaacagctggagggccgaaggttcgcACCAATGGTCTAAACTAACAGAATCGAGACTGACTTTAACTGCACCTTTATGCACCTTTACTTGAGCGCCCCATGCCATTCTCCTAAAGCAGCTGTCCTTAAGAACTTAGCTTTGTACCAGTCCTCTGTTATTTCTCCGGGCAATATCTAAATACATTGACAATTGGAGGGGAAACCATTCCGGTTAATAGGTGCCAATTcaataaataagttcaagggaggccgggatgcttttcttgatatatatataatattacatgtgataggatggtgatccagggattattctgattactatattggagtcgggaggaattttctttcttcctgtgatggggaaattggaatctgcctcatgagggtttttgccttcctctggatcaacacagcagGGTTGTAGGTTGAACCCGATGGACTCTTGTGTTCTTTAAACCTTATTACCTATATAACTATGAATGTGTGAGACTGACCAATTAGTGCTAACGGTATCAAACTGAGGAGGATGGTAACGCCcggttgtcaatttattcaccACCACCCTGATTCGGGCTGCATGACATTGATGACAGGTCTCCTATGGGATAAATAATCATAAACGCAGAGCTGAAGATGCGTCTCATTATCCTGGGAGTAAAGCAGCATGGTGGGCTAGTTAGCCCGATCAAAAtaaacattgattttttttttgcatctacaATACCgtagcttattattagtattattattatttatttcccCCATTGCTGTTTAAGCACCATCAGTCTTTCTGACGTACTTCCCTAGGAATCCCTTTCTATTAACCCTATATGACAATCTATTAATATTTCATGACCATTAATAATCATCTGGCAGCAAAACTTAAACATGGAGATACACTTTATTGTCACATGACACTTTATTACATAAGGCATCTTCGTACAAATACAGTCTATCCTTAAAAAGTAACAACACTTTAAACGGTTAAATATTACAGGAGTAGTATTTCCCCATCATCGCACTGGCGTACATGTCTGGCCTGGGAAATGGGGCGCTTTACACTATGGGAAATAGACATTGCACAATTAATTTTATCCATAAACAGTGCTACACCTGTCctgtggttgtgtgtggtattacaacttagttccattcacttcaatggaattgggATGCAATATCATATACgaactgaggacaggggaggcagtgtttttctaatgctgataacccctttaataacattatCTGACGTATATATTCAGGTACTGGTTATTTCTCATAACATTTCTAAGGAGTAATGTGTCTCCTCAGGGAGACCAATAACCTAGTCCAAAGCAATGCAACctgggaaaaaatatgcaaattagctctactCCAGAAATAAGTTGCTTTTTAGAGAATAGCTACCGCCAATAGGTGGCGCTAGATGCTATATAGGCACCGGAGGAGAGTTTATTTGCAGATTTTAAGGGTTAACCATGTAaacttgtctgacaaagggaCCATTGGGCCCCAATAGcttgtaattattatttttctggtTAACCTATAATGATATTTGTTGTATACACAAGTTGTTAACAccacaaaggtaaaaaaaaacagaaaaaaaaacacaacctttTATTCTCCAAATGGAACAACCCCCCTTTTTCTTGCCAATTCATTTAGTTTGAGGATTTATACAGTGAACATGTAATACTCAGACTTGACCACATGGTGTCCTCCTAACACAACCTAACACATAAATTTTGCACCTAAAATactagaaataaataaaattaataagaGACTTTTATGCCTTTTTCGGGTCACACGTAATTCCCAATTTGTACCATTTGTGATGTTAttcgaaacaaaaaaaaatccctaaatcAAGAAAATTAGAAATTAGCAGCGGCGTGCCGTCGCCTATGTCTTAGATGGCTTCCCCgtttgccatttaaaaaaaaaaaaaaaattcctttacaTGGGGGCAGGTATATTAAAATCAATGTGACTTTTGTGTGACTTTCATAGATAGGCTCACGGTATTCGGCCACTCGTCTATGACATCATGATGGAGCAGTTCTCATGCTGGCAAATTAGGGGATTCTGTTGAAATTAGGGTTCACGGGCTGCGGGGTAGGTACACACCTAGGGGGCGTTTACTTCTTCCGCAGAACCATATAGAGGACTGCCAGGCAGAAACTGAGGCAGAAACAGATCCATGTTAAGATGAAGCAATAGGCATGGTACCATCCTGCAGCATATCCAAATCTGGATGTGAAGATGGAGATTCCGCAAAGAATGCAAATGACTGTGAAGATGAAAGAAAGATGGCTGTCAGATCTCTGGAGTTAAGTCACACTTTGATACATTGTCAATCATTGAAAGAGTATTCCCCCATTGAGATATATCACTAATATTGGATATACATTGAATGGCGCAGGACAATTGATCCAGGTAAAATGAGCAACAGGTGTCAAATTCAATATCAAACGCCTAAAAATCAAGCAAAAGCAACAAGGCCTTTGATGATAGTGGTTGACTAACCTCAAAAATAGtcccagattaaaaaaaaccaaaaaaaaaaaccaacatgtTTCCCTTATAACATAAATGCTTCATCAGGGCACCACAAACTGGGACAATAGAAAAACAAAAGCTAAGCCCTGTATGAAACAGCTAGAGCAAGTAACCATGATGAAGGATAGATATACAGTGTGATCAGGCCCTACATTCACTCTTTaaataggagatttatcaaactggtgtaaagtagaattggctcagttgcccctagcaaccaatcagattccatttttattttctaaagaatctttgatgaatgaaaagtggaatctggttgctagaggccacagagccaattctactttacaccagtttgataaatctcccccttaattttATCCACACTTGTGTAAAATGATGGACACTATGACAGAAACATGACAGTCAATGAGGTGCATTGGGTGCCCTTGGTGTCCATCATATTCGGGTTATAGGTGTTTTTCTATAACGGAGACAAGTGCAGATGTGGACATCCCTTTATTATAgtcatatatactcacagcagatcCACATGAAGGCTCCGGTAATGTAAAAGCGACATCCTTTCCCCAGTGTAAAGAGCTGTGCAACGAAGGCTATCAGTGAAAGGCAGCAGAAGATGATGGCCAGGATCATAAAGGACTCCACCGCCCTCATGGAAGGATCTAGAAAAAAagaattatattattatatatttggtACTAAACTCAAGAGGCAttcatggaaagaatacaccactttctgcaggacatacagcagctgataagtactggaagactgaagatttttaaatagaagtaaattagaaatctctggcactttctgataccagttgatttgaaaaaaaaaatatatatcaatagtAACTTACGTTGTGCGCCGTCAATATAGTCCAGGACGTTAATACATTTATTGGCCTCGCAGTACATCCATATACCTAATGATCTTATGCCAGAGGTGTCTTTTAGCCAAACCTGAAACACAATAAGACACATAAGTCCAAGTATTGGCAAAAATATATGAATTATTGATTAAAGACATTTAACATTATAAGCTTTGACTCTCAATACGGAAACAACCAAGGCTAGGGctatcccctccccccatagagGAGTGAACGTTCAGCCATCAGCTATGGTCgtctttttaaaggggtcatccaggattagaaaacaatggccgctttcttctaaaaactataaataccatacacaacctggggactggtgtggtgctgttattttaagcctgaataatccctttaaatcagggatggggaatcgcggccctccagctgttgctaaactacaattcccatcaagcctggacagccaaagctaaagcatgatggatattgtagttttacaacagctggagggttgaaggttccccatccctactttAAATCTATAGTGCCAAAGGGGCtggcgctccattcattctttatggagccaGAAAACGCTTTCAAATTCATCATTTTGGTGgtgccatagagaataaatggaacaATGGTCACCTATGCGCTCCATTCACTGCGGGAGGATTATGTCCCCATTCTCAGGATTGACAGGGGACCAGGCGGTCGGAACACCAGAGATTAAGCTCAGCTGAGGATACCCCTTAAGTTCAGTGCAATTTTGGGAGGTTTTCCTTTGGCAATGAGAATAAAGAAGAGGTTTAGTGTTGAGagtcaaaatgttcgggttcggcaacgtatttgaagaagttggatgctgccctagggctgccagtaaaacatggatacagtcataggccataggttatatccatgtttccaggacttcctagggcggcacccaacttctttagccatgaAGGATCAAAAGCTGCACATTCAGGTTCAgataacgttgccgaacctgaacattttgacaggtttgccCAACACTAAAAAGACCCATGTGTAccataatacactatatacaatagaCACactcagtgggggagatttatcaaacatggtgtaaagtgaaactggctcagttgcccctagcaaccaatcagattccaccttttattcctcacag is a genomic window of Dendropsophus ebraccatus isolate aDenEbr1 chromosome 4, aDenEbr1.pat, whole genome shotgun sequence containing:
- the EMP1 gene encoding epithelial membrane protein 1, with the translated sequence MLVILAAVFVVHIAVTIMLYVATISNVWLKDTSGIRSLGIWMYCEANKCINVLDYIDGAQHPSMRAVESFMILAIIFCCLSLIAFVAQLFTLGKGCRFYITGAFMWICFICILCGISIFTSRFGYAAGWYHAYCFILTWICFCLSFCLAVLYMVLRKK